The DNA window GGCGCAGGGACGCCACCAGACAGCGGATGACACACAGCGCGCCGAACTCGCGCAGCACCACGCCCAGGTTGGACAGCACGTCCCGCAGGGTGATGACACCGCGCATGGGGCCGCTCCTGTCGAATGCGTCGCCGCGTGAGAGGACTCGTTCCGGACCGCCGTGCCCGGTCCGCGCCGTGCTACAGGCGTGTCGCGCACCGTAGCAGTGGCCTCCCACGGGTCAACTTTCCGGCAGTCCGAGGCCCGGCCTCCCCGTCTCAGCGAGCCCGGCGCTCCAGCTCCAGCAGCGGCATCTCCAGGACGACCACCGTGCCGTGGATGCAGGGCGGGTGGAAGTCGGCCCGGTCCAGCTCCCCCAGCAGCGCCCGCAGCTGCGCGTCCGTGAGCGGCACCGCCCCGGCCTTGCGCGCGGCATGGCACGCCATCACCCGCACCGCCTCCGCGAGCGTGACGGCATCCAGCGCGGCGCTTCGCGGCGGCAGCGCCCGGGCGAGCGCCTCCAGCAACGAACGGGCATCCGCCCCTTCCAACCCCGGGGGAACCGACTTCAACGCCACCGTGGTTCCGCCAAACGGCTCCACATCCACGCCCAGCCGGGCGAGCGCCTCGCGTCCCTCGACGAGGGACTTCGCCACCTGGACGGTGAACTCCAGCGTGGCGCCGAACAGGGACGGCGCGGGAGGACCCTTCTCGTCGTCCAGCATGCGCAGGTACGTCGTCAGCCGCGCGCGCTCCAGCGCCGCGTGGGGGTCCAGCACCACCAGCGTGCCGCCCGGTCCCTCGCAGATGTGGAAGCGTCCCCCCAGCAATCCCATGGGACGAAGCGCGGCGAAGTAGCCCGGAGGCGGGGCCTCGTTGAGCTGGGGCTGGGCCTCGCCGAACGCGGGGGCTCGCCCCACCGCGCCATTCGCGAAGGGCAGCGCGGACGGAATCGCGGCCATGGCGCCCGGTGCACCCGAGAAAGGCACCGGCGTCGGAGCCCCTCCTGCCGGAGCATCCATCGTGGTGGGCAGCGGCGCACCCCAGGACGCCTCCTGCGCACGGGTGAGGAAGCGCTCCACCGCGAGCGCGTAGTGCGCGGCATCCATGGGTTGCGGAGCCCCGGAGGCGCTGGGGTCCACGCCCGCGCCCAGCCACGGGGCCGCGCGCAGCATCCGGTTCAGCGCGGCGCTGATGGCCTCCTGCACCCCGCGCGCGTCGGAGAAGCGGACCTCCAGCTTCTGCGGGTGCACGTTGACGTCCACCGCGATGGGGTCCACGTCGATGTGGAGCACGACGACGGGCTGGCGCCCGGCCGCGAGGAAGTCCTGATACGCGCGCTGAATGGTGCCGATGAGGCCCCGGTCCCTTACGTAGCGCCGATTGACGAACGTGTAGAGCCCGCGCGCGTTGGGGAAGGTGAACTCGGGCGAGGCCGCGTAGCCGGTGACGCTGACGCCCAGCCGCCGCTCCTCCACCGGGAACAGGTGCGGGTGCGCCGCGGGCCCGAGCGCGGCGGCAATCCGCTCGCGGGGGTCCTCGGGACACGCCGCGCTCGAGAAGAGCTCATTGCCCTCGTGGGTCGCGAAGAAGGCCACGTCCGGGTTGGCCAGCGCCAGGCGCACGACGGCCTCTTCGGCGTGCTTGAGCTCGGTGTCGCCCCGGCGCAGGAACTTGCGGCGCGCGGGCACGTTGAAGAAGAGGTCCTCCACGGTGATGACGGTGCCCACGCGCGGCGGGGCGTCCTCCACCACGGTGTCCACCCCACCCTCCAGCGTCACGCGGGTGCCCACCTCCGCGCCCACCTCCGCGGTGTGGAGCGAGAAGCGGGACACGGAGGCGATGGCCGGCACCGCCTCGCCCCGGAAGCCCATGGAGTCGATGTGGAACAGGTCGTCCAGCTCCCGCAGCTTGCTGGTGGCGTGGCGCTCCAGACACGTGGTGGCGTCGTGCCGACCCATGCCGTGCCCGTCATCCGACACGATGATGCGGTCCACGCCCCCACCGGCCAGGTCCACCCGGATGGTGCTCGAGCCCGCGTCGATGGAGTTCTCCACCAGCTCCTTCACGACGGAGGCGGGCCGCTCCACCACCTCACCGGCGGCAATCTTGTTGATGAGGACGTCACTGAGACGGGCAATGCGTGCCATGGCAGCCATCCACCCTCCGCCACCCGGCGGACGTTGTCCAGCAAGAGGCGCCCGGTGCAGGCTGACATTCGAGGGCGGCTGGGCTAACAGGAGAACCCGCGTATGGACGTGACACGACCAGGCAAGGGACGGTTGCGCGTCGCGGTGACGGGAGCCAGCGGCGAGTACGGCAAGCTGCTGCTGCCCCGCCTCGAGCGGGACCCCGATGTGGAGAGCATCCTCGTGCTGGACGTGGTGCGTCCGGAGGGGGACAAGGTGGAGTTCCACCGGGTGGACCTCACCCGGCACGACGCCGAGGGCGAGCTCACCGACGCGCTCTCCGAGCGTCCGGTCGACGCGCTCTACCACCTGGCGTTCCTCTTCGGCCCCATCCGCAACGGCTCTCTGGCGCATGAGCTGGAGGTCATCGGCACCATGAACGTGCTGACCGCGGCGGGCCGGGCCCACCTGCCCCGGCTCATCGTCCCCTCCCTCACCGCGGTGTACGGCGCGCGGAGCAACAACCCGGCGCTGCTACGCGAGGAGTCGCCGCTGCAGGGCTGCCCTCTCAGCCGCTTCATCACCGACAAGGTGGAGGTGGAAGGACAGGTCCGAGCCTTCCGTGAGCGGCACCCGGAGATGCAGGTGCTCGTGCTGCGCTTCGCGCCGGTGCTGGGGCCCACCATCGAGAACCCGGTGACGCGCCTGCTCACGCGCACGTCCGTGGTCCCCACGCTCCTTGGGTTCGACCCCTTGTGGCAGGGGCTCCACGAAGAGGACGCGGGAAGGGCCCTGCACGTGTCGCTGCGGGCACAAGCCTCTGGCGAGTTCAACATCGTGGGCCGAGGCGTCCTGCCCCTGTCCGGACTCATCCGCCAGGCGGGCGCCCGCCCGCTCCCCCTCCCCGGCCCATTGTTCCGTGGAGCACTCCACGCGCTGGATGTGGTGGGCGCGGATACGTTGCCCGTAGCCCTCCTCGACTACATCCATTACTCGTGGGTGGCGGATGGCGAGCGCGCCGAAACCGCCCTCGGGTTCATCCCCTTCCACCATGTCAGGGACGCCGCCGCGGCGCTCAGGAGGAGCTAGAGATGGCCAAGGGTGTCCTCGGCAACGATCCCTTCCAGCGGGGCGCCGCTTCCCGTGAGGGTGCGACCGCGAAGCCCGGCCCCCACCCGAAGGAACGCTCGCCCTCCGAGCGCGGGACCTCCGACGCGAAGAAAGCGTCGAGCTCCCGCCCGGCCCCGGCCCCCCAGAAGCCCTCCCGGAACGCGAAGTCCGCCGCGTCCGGGCGCGCCGCGAACGCGAGCGCGAAGAAGCCGCCTCGTGGAAAGCCCGCACCCGGGAAGCCCCAGCAGCGCAATGGCGTGAAGAACGCCCGGGGTGCGCCTCCCGTGAGCACCGGCAAGGTGCGTCCCGCCACCGCCAAGGCCCCGAGCACGCCTGACGTGGACGAGAACGAGGTGGAGCCCCTTCGCGAGCCCGCGGCTCCGGAGTCGCCGCGCGCCCCTCCTCCGTCGCGAGAGCCGGTCGTGACGGAGAAGCCCGCCGCGCGGACGGCCCGTCAACGGGATGTGGACCACGCGCTCGCGGAGGCCCTCGCGGCCGAGGTCGCGGAGATCACCGCGAAGCACGCGGTGGACGAGGCCATGGACCGCCGCGCGGGAACCGACGAGCCCGTGGACCGGTTGCTCGCCACGGAGATGGCCACCGAGCTCGCCGAGGCCGCGGTGGAGGAAGTCCTGGAGCACAGCCCCGCGAGCCGGCGTCCGGAGCGGGAGCGGGAGCTCGCCGCCACCGTGGCCGCGCAGGTCGCGGAGAGCGCCGCCGAAATCGCGGTCGCCGAGGTGATGGACCGAAAGGACAGCACCGCGGATGCCTCGGAGCGACTCGATGAGCGCGCCGCGGACAGCCTGGTGGACGAGCTGGACGAAGAGGAGCGCTTCGACCTGGAGCTGCGCGAGGACTTGATGATCGCCGGCGCCGTGATGGAGACGTACGAATACGACAACGCCCAGGACGGGGGCGACGATGCGTGGACACGGTCCATCGCTCCGCACTCGACCGACAGATACTCCGTGGAGCCGGAGGTGGAAATGCCAGACGCGACGCGCGACGAGTTCCCTCCCAGCCGGCGAGGCCCGCTCTCCCTGGTGCAACCCACCGACGACACGACGAGCACGGAGCCTTCCGCGGAGGCCTTCGGTGAGTCCGGCGGTCAGCGCCCGCTCGCGGAGCGCGCCAGTGGGGTGTTGTCCCTGGCCCGGGAGATCGCTGGACAGGCGCTGGCCAGTGAAGGGCTGGGGCGAGCCTGGGGCGCGGTGAACGGCATGCTGGACGCGGTGCGCGCGGGCCTGGGCACGGGCGGCGGCGCGCACCTGGACGAGTACGGCAAGGACCCCTCGCTGGTGCAGCGGCTGGAGCCCGTGCTGGAGTTCCTCTATGGCCAGTACTGGCGCGTCAGTGCCCAGGGCGCGGACCACATCCCCGGGGGCGCGGTCATCCTCGTGGCGAACCACTCGGGAGCCCTGCCCTACGACGGCCTCGTGATGTCACTGGCGCTGGCCCGCGAGCGGCCGGACCTGCGCGAGTCGCGATGGCTGGTGGAGGACCAGATCTTCCACGCCCCCGTGCTCGGCACCCTCTTCAACCGCCTGGGCGCGGTGCGGGCGTGTCCGGAGAACGCGCTGCGGCTCCTCGACGAGCAGCGCCCCCTGGTCGTCTTCCCGGAGGGCTATCAGGGCCTGAGCAAACCCTTCGCGGAGCGCTACCGCCTCAAGCGCTTCGGACGCGGAGGGTTCGTCAAGCTGGCGCTGCGCACGGGGGCTCCCATCGTCCCCGTGGCCATCGTCGGCGCGGAGGAGACGTCCCCCATGTTGGGCCGCCTCCCCGCGAGCTTCCTGGGGCTTCCCTACGTGCCGCTCACCCCGCTGGGCCCGCTGCCGTTGCCCGCCAAGTGGAGCATCCGCTTCGGAGAGCCCATCTCCATGGACGGCCTGCCTCCCGAGGCGGCCGACGACCTGGGCGAAGTGGGACGCCTCACCGAGCGCACCCGCGAAGCCATCCAGACCATGCTGCACACGCTGCTGCGGCAGCGGCGCTCCATCTTCGCCGGCTGATGACGGGCCGGCGAGGTCCGGCTCCGTCCCAGGCTCAAGAGATGACGCGGTTGCGTCCCGCCGTCTTCGCCTCGAAGAGCTTCTCGTCCGCCGCGCGCACCAGGTCACCGGGCTCGCGGTGGCGGGGCTCCAGCACGGCCACGCCCAGGGAGATGGTGACGGGGATGGGCTGACGGTCGAACTCGAAGCGCTGCTTCTCCACCAGCCGCCGCACCTTCTCGGCGAGCTGCTTCGCCCCGGGCAGCGCCACCTCCGGCAACAGGATGGCGAACTCCTCGCCACCGTAGCGGGCGAAGACATCCTCGCGGCGGATGCGCGTGCGCACCGTGGACGCCAACTGCTTGAGCACCGAGTCACCCGCGAGGTGGCCGAACTTGTCGTTCACCTTCTTGAAGTGGTCGATGTCCAGAAGCACCAGGGACAACACGCGCTCGTATCGCCGGCTGCGGGAGATTTCGCGATCCAACTGCTCGTCGAAGTAGCGGCGGTTGTAGATCTGCGTCAGGCCGTCCATCGTGGTCAGCCTGTAGATTTCGTCGTGGTAGGCGGCCTCGATGTTGCCGCCGGCGATGTACTTGAAGATGGTGCGGCCAATCTTCACCAGGTCGCCGTTGCGCAGCTCCCGCTCGCCCTCCACCAACTCGTCGTTGACGAAGGTGCCGTTGGTGGAGCCCGCGTCGCGAATCCTCACGCCCTCTCGCGTGTTGGCGATGGCCGCGTGGCTGCGGCTCACCGACTCCTGGTCAATCTGGATGTCCGACTTCGACGAGCGGCCAATCAACGTCTCCGCGCGCGTCAAATCGAACTTCCGACCCAGGTCCAAGCCGTAGATCACCACCAGAGCCGCGTCGAGGTTGACCGGCCGGTCGGAGATCTTCGAGATGACCGTGACGACCGTCGTCTCCTTCTGCACCGCTCCTCCAGCGAACCCCTGCGGGACGCTACCACCCAGCAAATCCCGAAAGCGAGCCAAGCCCGTTGATTGATACACAACCGGCGACGTCTTCGCTCATCCGACTAAGGGATGTCCACGCCTCTGATGACCATGACGGGTGGGCGTAGCAGCGCCCCCTGTGTGTCCTCGAGCGCGGCGATAAGTGAGACCCCTGTCCCCGAGCAGTTCGAGGGCAACCGGAGCTCCACCTCGCCCGAGCTGAGTGAGACAGCAGTATCGCTCACCACGATGTCGTCGCATCCCTTCCCGCCCTTCAGGGTGACGCGGACACGCCCCTGGGCCTCGGCGTCCACTCCTGGACGAAAGCCGGTGACGCGCACGCGAACGGCGCTGCCCCGGCTCAGCCGCTGCCCCTCCAGCTCCGGGTAGATCCACGCCACCTCTGGGCGCCCCATCTCCAGCGCGGAGACCGCGCGAGTCAGGTCCGCGACCTTCTCCAACCCCTGCCCCTCCGCCGAGACCAGCTCGGAAGGCCCCAGGTCATTCCAGTCACCGTCCGAGACCAGGAGCGTCTCCACGCGCAGCAGCGAGCGGGAGCCCAGGTGGTCTCCAAAGTACGTCCGGTCCTCGAAGCCCGAGGGCGGCATGGGGATGAGGACCCCGTCCTCGGCATCCGAGGGCGAAGCCAGCACCGTCCATCGACGTCCCAGGCGGTTGGTGAAGACGACTCGGACCAGCGTCGCCGACCCGACCTCCACCACGCGAAGCTCGCGGCCCTTCAACTCCTGGGAAGCTTCCGTGTCGAAGTTGTAGCGAGCCCCCTCGGGGATGGGGAGGAACCTCGCGCCGGGAGCAATGGGGCGCTCGCCCAGGGGGTCGAAGGGCGGCGCGGAAAGGTCCGTCACCACGAAGCTGGTTGGCGTCCCCGCGGAGGCGTCATCGCGTGCCGCGCGGGAGGTGGCCCCCACCAGGAGCCGGTACGGCTGACCCTCCAAGCCATGGTGCGCGGGGGCCATCCGCACGGCCACGACGCCAGGCTGACCCAACCGAGCATCCGCATCCGCGTTGGGGTCCGCGGGCGAGACATTCGCCGCGGCGCCATAACCGAGTGGCACGAGGCCGCGTCCCGGAGCGACCACGGTGCTCAACACGAAGGCCCGGTCCAGGTACACGCCCCGGTAGCGAGGCAACTGGGGCACTCGCACCGCGAACGGAAAGGCCAGGCGCACCCCCTCGAAGTCCAGGGACACGAGCTGGGGATACGTCACCGCGTCGGGCCTCGGCGCTCCGTCGGAGAGGCCCGGTGTAGGCACCAGACGGAACGAGGCATCACGCACGGCGGACGAATAGAAGCGCGTGGACACGGGCAGCATGCGGCCCAGCATCAACAGCGGATCCACTCCCGGCTCGGCGGCACTCAGGGGCAACGCGGTCATGGGCAGCGTTCCCGTCAAACCCCACGCGGTGCGGGTGCTGCAGGTGCCCGCGAGAATCTCCGCTTCAGGGTCCAGCACTCCGGCCAGCGAGGCATCACACACCCCGGCGACACCCGATGCGGAGGCCCTGGGAGCCGCGGAGCCCTCGAGCCACACCACCGCGCCGGAAGGAAGCGACATGTCTCCCGAGCCCGCGGCCCCGACATCCACCCTGCGCTCGGCGCCCAGCAGCGACTCCGGAGTGAGCTCCGAGACGAGCCCAGGCACCGACAGCCCCGTCATCCCCAGGCGCAGGTTGATCGTCCGGGGATTCGCCGCGAGCGCCTCGACGAAGGCGACCTGTACGCCGCCCGAGGTGTCCAACGGATTGCGCCGCAGCGAGAGGCGAAGGTCGCGGAGCGAGTCCGCGTCGAGCCG is part of the Myxococcus landrumus genome and encodes:
- the mutL gene encoding DNA mismatch repair endonuclease MutL gives rise to the protein MARIARLSDVLINKIAAGEVVERPASVVKELVENSIDAGSSTIRVDLAGGGVDRIIVSDDGHGMGRHDATTCLERHATSKLRELDDLFHIDSMGFRGEAVPAIASVSRFSLHTAEVGAEVGTRVTLEGGVDTVVEDAPPRVGTVITVEDLFFNVPARRKFLRRGDTELKHAEEAVVRLALANPDVAFFATHEGNELFSSAACPEDPRERIAAALGPAAHPHLFPVEERRLGVSVTGYAASPEFTFPNARGLYTFVNRRYVRDRGLIGTIQRAYQDFLAAGRQPVVVLHIDVDPIAVDVNVHPQKLEVRFSDARGVQEAISAALNRMLRAAPWLGAGVDPSASGAPQPMDAAHYALAVERFLTRAQEASWGAPLPTTMDAPAGGAPTPVPFSGAPGAMAAIPSALPFANGAVGRAPAFGEAQPQLNEAPPPGYFAALRPMGLLGGRFHICEGPGGTLVVLDPHAALERARLTTYLRMLDDEKGPPAPSLFGATLEFTVQVAKSLVEGREALARLGVDVEPFGGTTVALKSVPPGLEGADARSLLEALARALPPRSAALDAVTLAEAVRVMACHAARKAGAVPLTDAQLRALLGELDRADFHPPCIHGTVVVLEMPLLELERRAR
- a CDS encoding SDR family oxidoreductase, which encodes MDVTRPGKGRLRVAVTGASGEYGKLLLPRLERDPDVESILVLDVVRPEGDKVEFHRVDLTRHDAEGELTDALSERPVDALYHLAFLFGPIRNGSLAHELEVIGTMNVLTAAGRAHLPRLIVPSLTAVYGARSNNPALLREESPLQGCPLSRFITDKVEVEGQVRAFRERHPEMQVLVLRFAPVLGPTIENPVTRLLTRTSVVPTLLGFDPLWQGLHEEDAGRALHVSLRAQASGEFNIVGRGVLPLSGLIRQAGARPLPLPGPLFRGALHALDVVGADTLPVALLDYIHYSWVADGERAETALGFIPFHHVRDAAAALRRS
- a CDS encoding 1-acyl-sn-glycerol-3-phosphate acyltransferase: MAKGVLGNDPFQRGAASREGATAKPGPHPKERSPSERGTSDAKKASSSRPAPAPQKPSRNAKSAASGRAANASAKKPPRGKPAPGKPQQRNGVKNARGAPPVSTGKVRPATAKAPSTPDVDENEVEPLREPAAPESPRAPPPSREPVVTEKPAARTARQRDVDHALAEALAAEVAEITAKHAVDEAMDRRAGTDEPVDRLLATEMATELAEAAVEEVLEHSPASRRPERERELAATVAAQVAESAAEIAVAEVMDRKDSTADASERLDERAADSLVDELDEEERFDLELREDLMIAGAVMETYEYDNAQDGGDDAWTRSIAPHSTDRYSVEPEVEMPDATRDEFPPSRRGPLSLVQPTDDTTSTEPSAEAFGESGGQRPLAERASGVLSLAREIAGQALASEGLGRAWGAVNGMLDAVRAGLGTGGGAHLDEYGKDPSLVQRLEPVLEFLYGQYWRVSAQGADHIPGGAVILVANHSGALPYDGLVMSLALARERPDLRESRWLVEDQIFHAPVLGTLFNRLGAVRACPENALRLLDEQRPLVVFPEGYQGLSKPFAERYRLKRFGRGGFVKLALRTGAPIVPVAIVGAEETSPMLGRLPASFLGLPYVPLTPLGPLPLPAKWSIRFGEPISMDGLPPEAADDLGEVGRLTERTREAIQTMLHTLLRQRRSIFAG
- a CDS encoding GGDEF domain-containing protein, with the translated sequence MQKETTVVTVISKISDRPVNLDAALVVIYGLDLGRKFDLTRAETLIGRSSKSDIQIDQESVSRSHAAIANTREGVRIRDAGSTNGTFVNDELVEGERELRNGDLVKIGRTIFKYIAGGNIEAAYHDEIYRLTTMDGLTQIYNRRYFDEQLDREISRSRRYERVLSLVLLDIDHFKKVNDKFGHLAGDSVLKQLASTVRTRIRREDVFARYGGEEFAILLPEVALPGAKQLAEKVRRLVEKQRFEFDRQPIPVTISLGVAVLEPRHREPGDLVRAADEKLFEAKTAGRNRVIS
- a CDS encoding carboxypeptidase regulatory-like domain-containing protein yields the protein MSPSSRPLVLPVFVCALVGTLAGCAPGGEDLSIPGPKPPSVTCAVDQDCPDPALFFCNTAISLCEPSCRTRRDCDASRRGEAFAIPACATELGCQCDMNRCEVNLCASNADCVGLKVCRDGACVEPPPSTLAASCQITPDVVVGRPGGTVAFNVWVWDASGRPLVPLNDVVWKALDPDVVKRRGMERGSRATFELVAQTEARALVAASIGSASCTARVTVLSPDVPARGVRVSVVDELTGRPLPKVTLSVSGSRGQGLTSAVTGTDGTAWVPASGSVGVSAFHPDYGYLTLARLDADSLRDLRLSLRRNPLDTSGGVQVAFVEALAANPRTINLRLGMTGLSVPGLVSELTPESLLGAERRVDVGAAGSGDMSLPSGAVVWLEGSAAPRASASGVAGVCDASLAGVLDPEAEILAGTCSTRTAWGLTGTLPMTALPLSAAEPGVDPLLMLGRMLPVSTRFYSSAVRDASFRLVPTPGLSDGAPRPDAVTYPQLVSLDFEGVRLAFPFAVRVPQLPRYRGVYLDRAFVLSTVVAPGRGLVPLGYGAAANVSPADPNADADARLGQPGVVAVRMAPAHHGLEGQPYRLLVGATSRAARDDASAGTPTSFVVTDLSAPPFDPLGERPIAPGARFLPIPEGARYNFDTEASQELKGRELRVVEVGSATLVRVVFTNRLGRRWTVLASPSDAEDGVLIPMPPSGFEDRTYFGDHLGSRSLLRVETLLVSDGDWNDLGPSELVSAEGQGLEKVADLTRAVSALEMGRPEVAWIYPELEGQRLSRGSAVRVRVTGFRPGVDAEAQGRVRVTLKGGKGCDDIVVSDTAVSLSSGEVELRLPSNCSGTGVSLIAALEDTQGALLRPPVMVIRGVDIP